A stretch of the Neodiprion lecontei isolate iyNeoLeco1 chromosome 4, iyNeoLeco1.1, whole genome shotgun sequence genome encodes the following:
- the LOC107216922 gene encoding zinc finger protein Noc, protein MVVLEESGMLTSGHNQYLQPDYLSPLPTTLDAKKSPLALLAQTCSQIGADSPTKPMISPLDKPSKGISASSTRSPPAVKLERTRCSPQESKPLGFKPYETNVVTKKSSSSSSSSEDGRPGSKASVHSASGQDNSAIVCESTTPSSGDKKSSSSGSGTPLSRKSASPPTGGGRKTPGDARDKTNSSPHGQAASGASPIIRSGMEILSGHQKDSAAALSAYKHSGFGGSALCCPPGLAENPAFRPPFAGASPFSHHHAAAAALLGYPGPTPGSGAGSPYLSYARVKTPAGGEALVPVCKDPYCTGCQYSMHNAQMMMGAGSCPSGCTQCDHQKYGLAMALSSLGPMPPPSLSYQSSMGGGRPYVCNWVAGESYCGKRFSASDELLQHLRSHTNLGGGDPATSSASLMTAPPHAHPLLSPSAALHRAAAAAAAAYPAPSLSPLSARYHPYGKPPTGPLPASLAASPYSAFNALGPYYSPYAIYGQRIGAAVHQ, encoded by the exons ATGGTTGTGCTTGAAGAAAGCGGCATGTTGACCTCCGGACATAATCAGTACCTTCAACCGGATTACCTTTCCCCCCTACCTACAACG CTGGACGCCAAGAAGAGCCCCCTGGCTCTGCTGGCGCAGACGTGCAGTCAGATCGGTGCGGACTCACCGACGAAACCGATGATCTCTCCACTGGACAAGCCGTCGAAGGGAATCTCAGCGTCGAGCACGCGTTCTCCACCGGCGGTAAAACTCGAAAGAACGCGATGCAGCCCGCAGGAATCCAAGCCACTTGGCTTCAAGCCTTACGAGACTAACGTCGTGACAAAGAagtcgtcctcgtcctcctcgtcatCCGAGGACGGTCGGCCGGGTTCGAAGGCGAGTGTGCACAGTGCGAGTGGGCAGGATAACAGTGCGATAGTGTGTGAAAGTACGACGCCAAGCAGCGGGGACAAGAAGTCATCGTCCTCCGGAAGCGGGACGCCGTTGAGTAGAAAATCAGCATCACCGCCGACGGGCGGCGGGCGAAAGACGCCCGGCGATGCCCGCGACAAGACGAACTCTTCGCCGCACGGCCAAGCCGCCTCCGGAGCCAGCCCCATAATCCGATCCGGCATGGAGATCCTCTCCGGCCATCAGAAGGACTCGGCCGCCGCGCTGAGCGCCTACAAGCACTCCGGCTTCGGGGGCAGCGCGCTGTGCTGCCCCCCGGGCCTCGCTGAGAATCCCGCCTTCCGTCCGCCCTTCGCCGGCGCCTCGCCCTTCTCCCATCACCACGCCGCAGCCGCCGCGCTGCTCGGCTATCCGGGCCCGACGCCAGGCTCGGGGGCCGGAAGCCCTTACTTGAGCTACGCACGGGTAAAAACACCGGCCGGTGGCGAGGCGCTGGTCCCCGTTTGCAAGGACCCATACTGCACCGGGTGTCAGTACAGCATGCACAACGCGCAGATGATGATGGGCGCCGGCTCGTGTCCCAGCGGCTGCACCCAGTGCGACCACCAGAAATACGGCCTGGCAATGGCGCTCTCGAGTCTGGGACCTATGCCGCCGCCCTCGTTGTCGTACCAGTCATCGATGGGGGGCGGAAGGCCCTACGTCTGCAACTGGGTGGCCGGCGAGTCCTACTGCGGCAAGCGGTTCTCCGCCTCTGACGAGCTCCTCCAGCATTTAAGGAGCCACACCAACCTCGGCGGCGGTGACCCCGCGACCTCCTCGGCCAGCCTCATGACCGCTCCGCCCCACGCTCACCCGCTCCTCTCGCCCTCCGCGGCCCTTCACcgcgccgccgccgccgccgccgccgcctaCCCAGCGCCGTCCCTCAGCCCCCTCAGCGCCAGGTATCACCCCTACGGCAAGCCGCCGACGGGACCGCTGCCGGCTTCTCTCGCCGCATCTCCGTACAGCGCCTTCAACGCTCTGGGACCCTACTACTCGCCCTACGCGATATACGGACAGAGGATCGGTGCCGCGGTTCATcagtga